A single window of Gammaproteobacteria bacterium DNA harbors:
- a CDS encoding elongation factor Tu translates to TVSLIAPIAMEEGLRFAIREGGRTVGAGVVAKIIE, encoded by the coding sequence TGACGGTGTCGCTGATCGCGCCGATCGCGATGGAAGAGGGTCTGCGTTTTGCGATCCGCGAAGGTGGCCGCACCGTCGGCGCCGGCGTGGTGGCGAAGATCATTGAATAA